Genomic window (Arthrobacter sp. StoSoilA2):
GTGACTTTGACGCCGTCGGGCAGTGCTTTGCGCAGCCCCTCCAAGGGCGAGACGGTGTACTTGGGCATCACCGTGGCGCTCCCGCCGCCTTGGGTGCGGGCCTCTTCAGCGTTATGGCCGATCACGGCCACGCTCTTGAGCGTCGCGGCGTCCAGCGGCAGGAGGCCGCCTTCGTTGCGGACCAGGACGGCGCCCCGGACGGCAACTTCACGCGCGACGGCGGCCCCGTCCAGTTTCGCGGGGAGCCCGGTGACAGCGGGTTCGAAGCCTTCGAGTGAGCCGACGCGGGCAGCGAGTCGCAGGATGCGGGTGACCTTTTCCAGAATGGCCTCGCGGCTGACGCGGCCGTCCTCGACGGCGGCCAGAAGTTTGGGACCCCAGTGGCCTACCGGTCCGGGCATTTCCAGATCCTGGTGCGCGTTTGCGGCATCAACGGAACGCACTCCCGTCCAGTCGGAAACCACCACGCCGTCGAAGCCCCATTCTGTGGAGAGCGGGGTTTCCAACAGCTTGTTTTCGCTCGCCGTGGTGCCGTTGATGGAGTTGTAGGAGCTCATGACCAGCCAGGCGCGGGCCTCCGTGATGGCGTCTTCGAACGCTGCCAGATAAAGCTCGCGCAACGGGCGTTCGTCCACCACGGAGTCCGAAGTGAAGCGTTCCGTCTCGGCCTCGTTGGCCAGGTAATGCTTGGGAGTCGCCCCTATGCCCATGGACTGCACGCCGGCAACGTATCCGGCGGCCATGGTTGCCGTGAGCCGCGGGTCCTCGCTCATGCACTCGAAATGACGGCCACCCAGGGGTGAACGATGAAGGTTGATGGTTGGGCCGAGTACGGCGTGGACGCCCTTGCGGCGGGCCTCCTGCCCGAGAACCTGGCCGTAACGGCGAGCGGTTTCTACGCTCCACGTGGCGGACAGGGCGGACGACGACGGCAGGGAGATTGAGTCGTGCCGCTCGTCGAAGTCTTCGCCGCGGACGCCTGCCGGACCATCGGACATGACGATGCGGCTGAGGCCGATTTCCGGGATGGCGTGGGTGGACCAGACGTCCGCTCCCGTCAGTAGTTGGATCTGCTGCTCCAGGGAGAGGCTCTGTGCGAGTTCCCGGATGCGCTCTTCGGCGTCCGGCGATCCGGTTTGCGGGGCCGTGACAGCGGCCGACAATGTGGGGTTCATTTTATTTGACTCCTTTGATGCGGATGACCAGGAGAGCGCCGATAGGTCTCATGGAGAGACTGTAGCGATAAAAATCGAGTGTGACTAGATTTTTAGACAATAAATCTAGGATGACTCGATTTTTGATGCGTGAAATAGACTGACTCAATGTCAACTTCCAAGGCCCGCGGGCAATACGCGAAGGGTGCGGAACGCCGCGAACAGATCATCCAAACGGCGACGGACGTCTTTGCGACCGAAGGTTTCGAAGGGACTGCTCTCAAGCGCGTGGCGGAACTCGTGGGGGTCAAGGAAGCCACCCTTTTCCACTACTTCAAGGGCAAGCAGGAACTCCTCACTGCAGTCCTGGCAGAGCGTGACCGGCGGTCCATGTCAGTGGTCGGCCAAGAGGAAGCGGGGCTTGGCCTCATGGCGCCGATCGCCGAGCGGAACCGGCACGAGCCAGGGCTGACCACCCTGTACGCTGTCGCGTCGGCCACAGCCAATGATCCCGGACATGACTCCCACGGCTACTTCAAAGAGCGTTACGAGGACTTGGTGCAAGGCCTTACTGAAGACATCGCCCGCCGGCAGCAAACCGGTGAAGTCCGGAGCGACGTTGACGCGGCCCTTCTCTCCAGGTTGGTTGTTGCGGCGTTCGATGGCCTGCAGTTGCAGTGGCTCTATGACAAAGACGTGGACATGGCCGATGGGCTAAGGCAGCTGATTGACGTCCTGCTGGCGCCGGTGCAGCGCGGCAAAGGTGAACGCGGCAACGGCTAACGCAAGGAAGGACCGGGGCGTCAGTGTACCGGATCGAAGGCGAGGGCGGCCGCGACCGGAGCATTTGGCCGCGGTTCCTCCGGAAGGTCAGGGCTGGCCCCGAGTCGCCGTATGATCTCCGGGGCCATCATTTCCTGCCATCGCAACTGCTTTTCGTAGTGCCTGGCGCGCAGTGACGGCGTGTCCGCGGAGCATCCGCAGATCCGGCTTGCGTTCAGCCGCTCGGCTGCGCCCTCCTCAGCGGCTCACGCGTGGCAGCAACGCGAACGCGCTCTCGGCAATCCGGGTCAAGCGGGCAGGGCTGTGGCCGTACGCACCGACGACATCTGTCCCGCGGATCACGGTTAGCACGAGGAATGCCAGATCTTCAGCATCGGCATCCGGGTCGATGTCTCCGTTGCGCTGCGCCGCGCGCACACACTCGGCCACCGCCGTCACGAGCATAGAGAAACATTCGGCAGCAATGCGCTGCACCTCGGCGTCTGAGGCACCGATCTCCAGAGCCATCTTGCCCGCGAAGCACGCAGCCGCCGCCCGGTCGGAAGCTGGGGGCACATCGTCGGCTAGAGGCACCCCGTGGACGGCGCGGAGTAGGTAGCTGTGGAGCCGTTCCAGTGCGCCGTCGTCCGTTCCGGCGAGAACCTTCGCCGGAACGTTTCCCAACCGGTTGAAGTATCCGGTCATCGCTTGCACCAGCACACCGTGTTTACCGTCGAAAGCGGCATAGAGACTGCCGCGGCCCAGCCCGGTGGCTGCGCTGATGTCGTCCACGCTCGTGCCGTTGTAGCCCGACTCGCGAAATTGCCGCTCGGCGGCATGGAGAACGTGGTCGCGGTCGAAGGTTCGTGGTCTCGCCATACATACAAGATAGAGCCGAAAGGTCGTAATTGACAAATCAGTACAGAACCGCCTAGCGTTGTTGACTGTTCAGTACATAAATGTCTGACTCCCCATATCTGGCGCGGCGAAGTCACGCCTATAGTCGAAGGAACCAACATGCAGACAGCTTCCCCGGTGGCCCTCGTGACGGGCGCTTCCTCAGGAATCGGGCGGGCAGCAGCGCGCGCCCTCGTGGACGCCGGCTTCTCAGTGGTCGGTACGAGCCGAAACGCGGCGAACGCCCGCCCGCTTGCCGGGGTGTCGTTCCTCGATCTCGATGTAGCCAGCGACGAATCGGTCCATTCCCTGGTCGAGAAGGTGATCGAACGGTTTGGTCGGATCGACGTCCTGGTCAACAACGCAGGCGTGGGCGCCGTCGGCGCCGGAGAGGAAAGCTCGATCAACCAGACCAAGGAGGTTTTCGACATCAACGTCTTCGGCTTGATGCGGATGACAAACGCCGTGCTGCCCCACATGCGGGCCAAGGGCAGTGGCCGTGTGGTCAACGTCTCCTCGGTACTCGGTCTGATCCCAGCCCCCTTCATGGCCATCTATGCCGCCACCAAGCATGCAGTCGAGGGCTACTCGGAGTCCGTCGACCACGAGCTTCGCGAGCACGGCGTCCGGGTGCTGCTGGTCGAGCCGGCCTTTACAAGCACGGGTTTCGAGGCGAGCAGCCTTGCACCGGACTCACCCCTGCCGGTCTACTCCGCACAGCGGGAGGTCTCCCGAGACGTACTGGCCACCGCCTTACGTACCGCCGATGACCCGGACGTTGTCGCAAAAGTGATCGTCGCTGCCGCCACGGACTCCAAGCCCACACCCAGGTACACCGCCGGCTCGATGGCCGGACGCGTCAGCGTCCTGCGCCGGTTCGTGCCCTCGCGCACCTTTGACAAACAGATCCGCAAGCTCAACCAAATGGCCGGCTGACGCCGAGGCCAGCACCAGCATCTCCCGTCCGACCCCTCTGAGGCAGGCTCACAACGCATGGACTTCGAACACGTCACTTTCGACTTGCCGCACGGCACTTTTCACGCTCTGCAGGGCGGTGACCCCACAGGTCAACCGACGATCTTCCTGCACGGATTCCCGGACCACCCGCCAACGGCGAAGGCGTTCCTCGCCGAGCTCGGCCGCCAGGGTCGCTACGTCCTCGCGCCCTGGCTTCGCGGTTACGCCCCGTCCCCGACCGCGGGTCCATTCGATTTCGCATCCTTGACCAGCGACGTGGTCGCACTGATCGACCAGTGGTCTCCCCAGCGCCAGGTGGACCTCATTGGCCACGACTGGGGTGCTCTGATCACGTACGACACCACCGTCACCGCGCCGGAGCGCATCAAACGCGCAGTCACGCTCGCTATCCCCCACCCCCTGACATTCATCGGCCGGCCCCGCCCCGCCCAGCTCCGCCGGAGCTGGTACATGGCCTTCTTCCAGCTTCCCGGAAGCGGCATGATCGCCCGAGCCCGCGACTTCGCCCTCATCGACCGACTCTGGCGTCAATGGTCACCAAACCTGACGCTCGACCCGGCTCTCCAAGCGGAGCTACACGAGCACCTCGGCGCGAGCTTTCCCGCACCCCTCAAGTACTACCGGGAGATGACCCGCCTGGGCATGCTGAAGGCTGCACGCCGCCTCTCCCACCCCATCACGGTGCCCCTGCTGCACATCCACGGCGCAGACGATGACTGCATCCTCCCCCCGAACGTCGACGACCGGCATCGATACGCCGCTCCGCACGTGCGAGAGATCGTCCCCGACCTCGGCCACTTCCTGCACATCGAAGCCCCCGAAGCGATCGCGGAACGGATCACGACATGGGTGGCAAGTGGCTCACCCGACCCTCGCGGCGAAACCAACCCAATGGCCGTCCAGAACCCGAAAGGCTGACCAAACCATGACTGAGACGACTCCTCCATTCACGAGTGACGAACTGGCCGAGGGCACTATCGACACGGTGGTGATCGGAGGCGGCGCCGCAGGACTGAACGGCGCTCTGATCCTCGCCCGCTCCCGCCGCTCGGTCGTCGTGATCGACAGCGGCTACCCCCGCAACGCGCCAGCCGAAGCCGTGCACGGCCTCCTCGCCCTGGACGGCACCCCGCCGTCCGAGATCCTTCGACGAGGACGGGAGCACGTGCGCCACTACGGCGGACGCATCGTCCTCGGCGAGGTAGTCTCGGCCGAGCCTGCCGCCCCCTCAGCTGACGGGGATTTGCGGTTCACCATCACCCTCGCCGACGGCCGCAGCATCACCGCCCGCCGCATCCTCGTGGCCACCGGCCTCACCGACGTTCTGCCGGACGTGCCCGGGCTCGCCGAGCACTGGGGGAACAGCGTGCTGCACTGCCCGTACTGCCACGGCTGGGAGGTCCGCGACGAACCCATCGGTATCCTCGCCACCGGCCCGGTCTCCATCGCCCACGCGTATCTGTACCGTCAGCTGACCGCGGACCTGACCTACTTCACGCACGGCACCGACCTGGACGAGGACAACCGCGCCCGCTTCGCCGCCCGCGGCATCCGCGTCATCGACACCCCGGTCACCGAAGTCGTCAACGACGAGGACGGCGCCCTCGCCGGGGTGCGCCTCACCGACGGCCAGGTCATTGCCCGCCGCGTCATCGCAGTCCTCGCGCAGCTGCAGATCCGCGCCCAGGGCCTGGAAGGTCTGCACCTGCCCGTGCAGGACCTGCCGAACAAGGGCCGCAGTTTCGCCTCCGGCACGGCCGGCATCACCGAAGTGCCGGGTGTGTGGGTGGCCGGCAACGCCACCGATCTGACCGCCCAGGTCGGGGCCTCCGCCGCGGCCGGCGCACTGGCCGGGGCCGACATCAACAGAATGCTGGCCATAGCGGATACCGACGCGGCCCTGCACGCGGCTGGACCGATTCCGACACCTATGTCTGAACGCGCCGGCGTCGAAACCCACCATTGATCTGCAACACGTCGCCCGACCGGAGATCGCCACGCCGACCTGGATCCGCGCGTACTCCAGCCCCTTCCCGACCCGGCGCAGTCCCGCGGTGTCATCGCGCTTCCCCGACAGGGCCCTCAGCCCGGTCTTCCGCCGATGGACGCAATCGACGCCAGCGCGCACCTGAACCCATCCTCTGACTACAACTCACCCAACCTGATGGAGAACACACAAATGACGGAACGCAATCCCATTCTGATCACCGGCGCCGGCGGACAGGTCGGCGGCGTGAGCAGGTTGATGGTCGACATGCTGCTCGAACAGGGCCACCCGGTGCGCGCGTTCGTGCGACGGGACGACCAACGGGCCCAGTCGCTGCGCGAGGCCGGGGCCGACGTCTTCGTCGGCGACCTGCTCAAACCCGCGGATGTGGCCGCAGCGCTGAAGGGCGTCAAGCGCATTTACTTCAGCATGACCCCGCAGCCAAACTACGCTGACGCCCTCACTTTGATGGCCGCGGCGGCGCGAGCCCAGGGCAACATCGAGGCCTTCGTGCACTTGTCCAACTACGAGCAGTCATACATGACGCTCGAGAAGATGACCGCACCGGAAGAGGAGCGGCGTTCCTGGCTCGGCGGACTGGTCACGGACTGGTCACCGCAGCAGCGGGCGCACTGGATCTGCGAGCGGGTGCTGGAATGGTCCGGCCTCCCGACCATCAACGTGCGCTCGACCCTGTTCGCCGAAAACCCCCATCTGACCTGGATGCTGCTGGGCCCGCTGAGCAAGGGTGAGCTGCGCCTGCCCTTCGGCAACCAGCGGCTCGCACCCATTGCCGTTCACGACTTGGCAGAGGTGTCCGTGAAGATGCTGCTCGACCCCGCACCGCACATCTCGAAGTCCTACGAACTCACCGGCCCGGAGCTGAAGGACATGCACGGTTTCGCTGAGGACTACGCAGCCGCGCTGGGACGCCAGATCGTCTACATTCCTGAGGAGCTGGAGGCTTGGAATGAGACCTTCCTCGACGAGACCGTCCTGCAGGAGTCCTTGGGCGATCCGGCTACGGCCCGGCACGTGGCTGACCACCTGGGGATCCAGACCCGGCTGATCGCCAGCGGTCGGTACGACGTCCTCTCCGACCAGCTGGAAACCCTGCTCGGGCGCCCACCGCGGACCCTGCGATGGGCACTGCAGAACAACACCAACCTGCGCCAGCTGGCGTCTGTCCCGAGCCACTGAGCGCCCAATCCCATGGACAAGAACATGACAAAACGACAGCGGGCCCTGGTAGTCGGCCTCGGGATCAGCGGGACCGCCTCCGCGCTGCGACTTCATCGCGCGGGCTGGGACGTGGTGGTGCTGGAGAAGGCCCCCGACCGGCGCCGCGGCGGATACTTCATCGCCCTGTTCGGAACCGGGCTCGCCGCCGCCGAACGGCTGGGCATCGCCGATGCCGTGCCGAATCGCGTCGCTCCGGAAGCCGTGAGCTACGAAGTCGACCGCACGGACCGGCGCCGCCGCGGTCTAAGCTACGCCGATGTGTTCGGCGGATCTCGACTCGTACTGCGCGGCGACATCGAAGACGCGGCCTTCACCGCCCTGCCCGACGAAGTGGAGATCCGGTACTCGACCGTGCCGATCGCGCTGGACCAGTACATCGACGGGGTGGACGTAGAGATCCGCAACCTGACGACGGAGACGACGATCGTCGAACGGTTCGACCTGGTGGTGGGGGCAGACGGACTGCGCTCGACGGTGCGCCGGCTTGCGTTCGAACCCGAGCAGAGCCCGATCCGTCCACTGAACTACATGATCGCCGCGTACAGCCTGCCCGAGGCGGTACCCGGCTACCGTCAACAAGACGGACTGATCCTGGCCGAGCAGGGTCGATCAGCGTGGGTGTTCCCGTTCGCTGACCGTCCGCCGACGGTGCTGCTCTCCTACCGCACCGACGACGTGGACGCCGAGTTCACCCGGCCAGCCATCGACTCGCTGCGCGCCGCTTACGGCCCCGAGCCCACCGGCTCCACGCTCGGTTGGCTGCTCGACCAGTTCGAGAAGGCCCCCGATCACCTGTTCGACTCCGCCGAGCAGGTGCACCTCGACCACTGGCACCGCGGCCGAGTCGTGCTCGTCGGCGACGCCGCGTGGTGCCTGACCGTTTACTCCGGCATGGGGGCATCCACCGGCCTGGCCGGGGCCGACCTGCTCGGCACCATGCTCGAACGCCACCCGCACGACGTGCCACGGGCCCTTCAGGACTGGGAGGACCACCTGCGCCCGTTCGTCGACCACCACCTCGGCAGCGGTGTGAGCATGCGCAGTTTCTTCACCCCAGGCAACCGCGCCGAGTTGCTGCTTCGGTCCGCGATGATCCGCCTCGCCCGGTTGCCGATCGCCGGCCGCCTGCTCGCCAAGATGAGGACCAACAGCGCGGGCGTGCGGATGAAAAGTCTGGATATCGCCGCCGCTGCAGCGTGAGTGGAGTTCCTCGAATACGAGCGGGAGAACGAGGTCGTAATTGTGGTTGCTGCCGCGCCGTCTGGTCGCCGCTTCGGCAATCCCGTGTGGTTATACCGTCGAGCGTCAGGCAGGACCACCTAGAGAGACATATGCCCGCCGACAGCACCTGTTGATCACGGGCATACTGCCACCCAAAGAAGGCTCCGTCCCAAGTGGGGACGGAGCCTTCTCAGAAGAGCCGGTCGCTGACCGGTAAAGTGGCGGCCCTAGCGCCCGGTGCCGCCGTAAACGGTAGCTTCGGCATCGCCGTCGAGCTCGAAGGCGGCGTGGATGGCGCGGACGGCGTCGTCCAGCTTGTCAGCGCTGGTGACTACGGAGATGCGGATTTCCGAGGTGGAGATCATGTCGATGTTGATGCCGGCATCGGAGAGGGCCTTGAAGAACGTTGCCGAAACGCCGGGGTGTGAACGCATTCCCGCGCCGATCAGGGACAGCTTGCCAACGTGCTCGTTGTATTCGATGCTCTCGAAGCCGATTTGGCCTTCAGCTGCACGAAGGGCGGTCAGGGCGTCGGCGCCTTCGACGATTGGAAGCGTGAACGAGATATCAGTGCGGCCCGTGCCGTGGGTGGACACGTTCTGCACAATCATGTCGATGTTCGAGTGCGCGTCCGCGATCACCTGAAAGATCGCAGCGGCCTTGCCGGGGATGTCCGGCACGCCTACAACGGTGACCTTGGCTTCGGACCGGTCGTGTGCAACGCCGGAGATGATTGGCTGCTCCAAGGCAACTCCCTCTTGAATCGTGAACTTTTCATCGGCGCCCGGGATGACCCACGTGCCTTCGTGCTGGCTGAATGACGAACGGACGTGCAGCGGCACTCCGAAACGGCGGGCGTACTCCACGCACCGCAGGTGCAGGATCTTGGCGCCGGAAGCAGCAAGTTCCAGCATTTCCTCGCTGGAGATGCGGTCGATCTTCTGGGCCGACGACACAACACGGGGATCGGCCGTGTAGATACCGTCCACATCGGTGTAAATTTCGCACACATCGGCTTCGAGCGCTGCAGCCAAGGCAACAGCCGTGGTGTCCGAGCCGCCACGACCCAGCGTTGTGATCTCGTTGGTGCTGCGGCTCATGCCCTGGAAGCCCGCCACGATCGCAATGTGTCCTTTGTCCAGGGCGGTGCGGATGCGGTGCGGGTCCACATCAATAATCCGGGCCTTGCCGTGGATGCCGTCGGTAATCATGCCTGCCTGGGAGCCCGTGAAGGACTGGGCGGAGGCGCCAAACTTGTTGATGGCCATGGCAAGCAGTGCCATGGAAATTCGCTCTCCGGCGGAAAGGAGCATGTCCATTTCGCGGGCAGGAGCGGAGTCCGTGACCTGGCCCGCGAGGTCCAGGAGTTCATCTGTGGTGTCTCCCATGGCGGAAACAACAACCACAACCTCGTTGCCGGCCTTCTGCGCATCCACAACACGCTGAGCGACCCGCTTGATGCCATCAGCATCGGCAACCGAGGAACCGCCGAACTTCTGAACGATCAGCTGCTTGGTAATGGCAGCTCCGTCGGAGAGCTCTTCGATCTTCACTTCGGTAGTGGGCATAGTCATGCGCGCACCCTCACTGCATCAATAGGGTTCGAACGAGGCATGCCAAATTCGAAATTGGGACACGCCTGCGTAGCTTATTCGGCCAGTTTATCGCCGTGTTGTGTCCCCGCAGGAATTGTGACCACATGGCGGCCACGCAGTCAGTTTCGGCAGCAGGCCCCCGGGCGTACGATCCCTCTTATGAGCATTGCGTGGTGCCATGGCCAGGGTTCCTGAGCCACCGGACGATCCCGGGCCGGCGCGCAGCGAATCGGAATACGAAGTGATCGGCGGCGGCGTTATCGACGACCGGTTTCCGCGGCGTGACGGAACCGCGGGGAGTGAACACAGGCTGGACCACCAACCTGGGATCGCCGACATTCTCGGAGCCGCTGTGCGGGAGGCCTGGGATGACTGCCGCATGTCCTTGCAATCCTGGTGGTTCTGGTTGGCCTGCGCGTCCGGGCTCCTTCTGGCCTGGGCGACGGCCGCAGCTGTGGTGGCTTTCGGCGAAGCCAACGGATGGTTTGAATCCAGCCTCCCAAGCGCCACGTACATACTGATGGCCGGATTGATGGCAGTTGTTTCTGCTGTCCTCGGGGCAGTATGGGGCTTCCATCAAAAGGCTCGAACATTCCTTGGCGGGCTGTTCGCCGGAGTCTTCCGCGGGGCGGTCTTCGCGGTGCCGTCCGGCATCCTGCTTCTCACGGTGGGCACGGCCGTTGGCGGGCCGATCGCCTTGGCGGGTGCCGGCGTCGTGGTTGTTGTCCTTGAGATTGTGTTGTTTGGACTCATAGGCGCAGGTGCCCGCGCCTGCTCGGGCCGAACGGCGGCAGGTGTTGCCTTGGCTGCGGCGCTGGTGGCGTTCCTGTGCCTGGGCAATGTAGCGGCTACCATCGCGTTGATTCCATGGACGACTGTGATGGACCAGGCGTCGGTGCCCGTCAACGTGGAGCGGGACGACACCGGACGGATCACAGCATACGAGTGTGTTGGGCGTCTCCGGCCCGTGGAAGTGGCGCATACAGAGCGGGTGGCTTGGCTGGCAGCGTCCAATCCGATCCTGCTCTTCGGTAGCGTCGCCGCGGAGGCGCTCCCCAAGGAGCATGAACTGGCATGGGTGTTGTCCGGCTTGCAGTGGGCCGCCGATGGACCGGGCCGTGATTTTCCCTGTATCGGAGGGGAATCGAGTGATCAGCTGGCGCCTTCGGTGCCCGTCGCCCTCACTGGCCTCGTGATTCAGGCAGTGGTTGCTGCCTTGGTGCTCTTGCCGGGACGCTGGTTGTCCACGCGCCGCCTTACGTCAGCGCGTTCCGGCGGCCCTCAAACGCCCGGCCAAGCGTGACTTCGTCGGCGTACTCAAGGTCCCCACCCACTGGCAGGCCGGAAGCCAACCGCGTGACGGTGATCCCGATCGATTTGAGCATGCGGGCCAAATAGGTAGCAGTGGCCTCACCCTCAAGGTTGGGATCCGTAGCGATGATGATTTCCTGGATGGCGCCGTCGTTGAGGCGTGTGAGGAGCTCGCGGATCCGCAACTGCTCCGGGCCAATGCCCGCGATGGGATTGATAGCTCCGCCCAGCACGTGATACCGGCCACGGAACGAACGGGTGCGCTCCACAGCAAGAACGTCCTTGGACTCCTCAACCACGCAAATGACCGACGGATCCCGCCTCGGATCGCGACAGATGTTGCACATTTCCTGCTCGGTGACGTTGCCACACACCGTGCAGAACTTAACCCGTTCCTTCACCGTGGTGATGGCCGTAACGAGCCGCTTCATGTCCTCGGGATCGGCCTCAAGGATGTGGAACGCCAGGCGCTGTGCCGATTTCGGGCCCACACCGGGAAGCCGGCCGAGCTCGTCAATCAGCTCTTGAACTGCACCTTCGTACAAAATGTCCTCGTTTGTTTGGTATCGATGCTGTCATCAGCGGGGTTGCAGGGGAGAACCGTCCAAGGCGCGCTCTTCGATCAGCTTTCCGCCCAGAATACGCTCCACGGCAGCACGCCCAAAGACCCTCGATTCCTCGATGGTTTCGTCCTCCGGGCTGGGGATATCCTCCGGCGCCAACTCCGGCCTGGCTTGGGTCCGCACGGGCGCCTGCACCCGTCCGGCTTGGGCTTCGGGACTGTTGGTCAAGCGCTGGTACAGGCTCTGACGGGCCGAAGGACCGCTCGACGGCGCGCCCTCCTCAAGCGTCGCGACGGAGCCGCCCGCATGCTGGGTTTCCGTGGCTGTGGTGGGCCACGCGGCAGGCGCCGGGGCGGACGCCTGGACTGGCATGGTGCCGGGCCAACCCGACGCCGGAGAGACGTCCCAGCCCGACGCGCCGTTTTGCCCGCCGCTGGTCGGGTGGCCGTAGCTCGGGGCTGCCGAGGCTGCCGCCTCCGCCGGTATTTCAAGGGCTGTGCCGCCGTTCGCCGGGACCTGCGCCGCCGCCGGTTCGTAGTCGCGGACCTTCGACGCGCCCGTATCAGCCTCGATGGGAGTCTGTTGCTTGGCACCCACATTGGATTCGGTGCCCACCACCCATGTACCCGGCGCTTGTTCCACTGCCCTGGACCAAGGGTCGACGGAACCCACCGTTTCTGTGGATTTACCAGCTGTGTTGGCGGCCGATCGAGGTGCTTCCTGCGCAGGTGTTGGCTGCGATGGCGCTGACGGAATCCCCCGTGCAGGGGAAGCTGGTGCCTGCGAAGCAGGTGTCGGTGACGCCGGTGCCGGAGGGGTGTCCGGACCGGAAAATGCGCGGGACGGTTCCCAATCCATCGGAGGTTCTTCGTCCAACGGCGGCGCATCTTCGTCGAGGGGAGGCCCCCAATCATCGTCCGCGTAGGAGTAGTCCCCAGCCGGCGCCGTGGGTTCTGCGGGAGCCGCGGGCGCCGTGGGTTCGGGTGGAGCCGCCGGCGACGCCGGTGTCGTCGGTTCTGCGGGAGCCGGGGCATCCGCAATTGGCGCTGCTGCCTCCGGCCTGGCCGGAGCCGGCGCCGCTGCCGCGGGGGCAGCCGGTGCCAAGCCCCAGGCGGAGTCGACCGATGAAACAGCGCTAGGCACGTGCGCTGGCACCCGTTCCTGGGCTGGCACTGGTACCTGGACTGCTACTGGACCCGGGGCTGCCGACGGCGATGCGGCGCCAGGCGGCGCCGGAACCTCCCGGCTAGTAGGTGCTTTTGGGTTTGGCTCAGAGCTCGCTGAGCTGTTGCCGCCAGCCACTGCGACGATCTGGCAGTCGATGCCGATGGTCTTGTGGATTGCCTGGCGAAGGTTCTCGGAGTGATCCGCGCGCCCAAAGGCCCCAGCGAGGCCCGCGGTGGTGAAGGCGAGTGTCAGCACCTGGCCATCGAACTGGGCCACCTGGGCATTCGGTTCCACCAAGGCCCACGTGCTGCGCTTGATCTTGGTCAGCGTCTGCAGGACCTCCGGCCACGCGCGACGGAGGGCTTCGACGTCTCCGCCAGCGGCAGGAGCCGGCTGTGATGTCGGGGCCGGTTGGGAACCGGGTGCGGTCTGCGGGGCGGGTGCACTTTGCGGAGCCGGTTGTACGGCGGGAGGGGCCGTGGCAGCGGCTGGCTTCGTCGAGGGAGCATTCTGGACGGGACGCTGTGTAGGCGTCGGCTCGTCCACCGGCCAGTCGTTCGTTGAGACGCGCGGAGCGGAGAGTGGCTCCCGCGACACAGGTGTTGACGACGTTTCCTGCGCAGGTACTGGCGCTTGAACTGGTGCTGCAACGGGCGCCTGAACTGGTGCGGGTGCCTGAACTGGTGCGGCAACGGGCGCCTGTGGAGGGGCAGCCTGGGCAACTGACGCAGCCGCCGATGAAGAAGCTGTGGCGGAAGGCGCGCCAGAAGCGGCAACCGGGATCCCGGCGTCGCCGGCGTAATTCAGTCGACGCTCCACGCGATCGATCCGGGCCGCAATGCCGCGTTCTGTCTGCTCGGAGCTGGGCAGCAGGATACGCGCGCACAGAAGTTCCAAGTGCAGCCGGGGGGAGGTGGCTCCGGTCATTTCCGTGAGCGCCGTGTTGGTGACGTCCGCCGCGCGGGAGAGCTCCGCGGCACCCAGGTTGGTAGCCTGGTTGCGCATCCGGGCAATCTGGTCCTCGGGCACGCCCCGGAGGATGGCCTGTGC
Coding sequences:
- a CDS encoding FAD-dependent monooxygenase; the protein is MTKRQRALVVGLGISGTASALRLHRAGWDVVVLEKAPDRRRGGYFIALFGTGLAAAERLGIADAVPNRVAPEAVSYEVDRTDRRRRGLSYADVFGGSRLVLRGDIEDAAFTALPDEVEIRYSTVPIALDQYIDGVDVEIRNLTTETTIVERFDLVVGADGLRSTVRRLAFEPEQSPIRPLNYMIAAYSLPEAVPGYRQQDGLILAEQGRSAWVFPFADRPPTVLLSYRTDDVDAEFTRPAIDSLRAAYGPEPTGSTLGWLLDQFEKAPDHLFDSAEQVHLDHWHRGRVVLVGDAAWCLTVYSGMGASTGLAGADLLGTMLERHPHDVPRALQDWEDHLRPFVDHHLGSGVSMRSFFTPGNRAELLLRSAMIRLARLPIAGRLLAKMRTNSAGVRMKSLDIAAAAA
- a CDS encoding aspartate kinase gives rise to the protein MTMPTTEVKIEELSDGAAITKQLIVQKFGGSSVADADGIKRVAQRVVDAQKAGNEVVVVVSAMGDTTDELLDLAGQVTDSAPAREMDMLLSAGERISMALLAMAINKFGASAQSFTGSQAGMITDGIHGKARIIDVDPHRIRTALDKGHIAIVAGFQGMSRSTNEITTLGRGGSDTTAVALAAALEADVCEIYTDVDGIYTADPRVVSSAQKIDRISSEEMLELAASGAKILHLRCVEYARRFGVPLHVRSSFSQHEGTWVIPGADEKFTIQEGVALEQPIISGVAHDRSEAKVTVVGVPDIPGKAAAIFQVIADAHSNIDMIVQNVSTHGTGRTDISFTLPIVEGADALTALRAAEGQIGFESIEYNEHVGKLSLIGAGMRSHPGVSATFFKALSDAGINIDMISTSEIRISVVTSADKLDDAVRAIHAAFELDGDAEATVYGGTGR
- the recR gene encoding recombination mediator RecR → MYEGAVQELIDELGRLPGVGPKSAQRLAFHILEADPEDMKRLVTAITTVKERVKFCTVCGNVTEQEMCNICRDPRRDPSVICVVEESKDVLAVERTRSFRGRYHVLGGAINPIAGIGPEQLRIRELLTRLNDGAIQEIIIATDPNLEGEATATYLARMLKSIGITVTRLASGLPVGGDLEYADEVTLGRAFEGRRNALT
- a CDS encoding DNA polymerase III subunit gamma and tau, giving the protein MTVTTALYRRYRPDSFADVIGQEHVTEPLMTALRKNRVNHAYLFSGPRGCGKTTSARILARCLNCAEGPTDTPCGKCPSCIELARGGSGSLDVIEIDAASHGGVDDARDLRERATFAPVRDRYKIFIIDEAHMVTSAGFNALLKIVEEPPEHIKFIFATTEPDKVIGTIRSRTHHYPFRLVPPEPLIKYLELLCHQENVPVAPGVLSLVIRAGGGSVRDTLSVLDQLMAGAGPNGLDYELAVALLGYTHASLLDDVVDAVAAADASTVFRAVDRVIQTGHDPRRFVEDLLERFRDLIIVQAMPESAQAILRGVPEDQIARMRNQATNLGAAELSRAADVTNTALTEMTGATSPRLHLELLCARILLPSSEQTERGIAARIDRVERRLNYAGDAGIPVAASGAPSATASSSAAASVAQAAPPQAPVAAPVQAPAPVQAPVAAPVQAPVPAQETSSTPVSREPLSAPRVSTNDWPVDEPTPTQRPVQNAPSTKPAAATAPPAVQPAPQSAPAPQTAPGSQPAPTSQPAPAAGGDVEALRRAWPEVLQTLTKIKRSTWALVEPNAQVAQFDGQVLTLAFTTAGLAGAFGRADHSENLRQAIHKTIGIDCQIVAVAGGNSSASSEPNPKAPTSREVPAPPGAASPSAAPGPVAVQVPVPAQERVPAHVPSAVSSVDSAWGLAPAAPAAAAPAPARPEAAAPIADAPAPAEPTTPASPAAPPEPTAPAAPAEPTAPAGDYSYADDDWGPPLDEDAPPLDEEPPMDWEPSRAFSGPDTPPAPASPTPASQAPASPARGIPSAPSQPTPAQEAPRSAANTAGKSTETVGSVDPWSRAVEQAPGTWVVGTESNVGAKQQTPIEADTGASKVRDYEPAAAQVPANGGTALEIPAEAAASAAPSYGHPTSGGQNGASGWDVSPASGWPGTMPVQASAPAPAAWPTTATETQHAGGSVATLEEGAPSSGPSARQSLYQRLTNSPEAQAGRVQAPVRTQARPELAPEDIPSPEDETIEESRVFGRAAVERILGGKLIEERALDGSPLQPR